A region from the Takifugu rubripes chromosome 22, fTakRub1.2, whole genome shotgun sequence genome encodes:
- the LOC115247977 gene encoding inhibin beta A chain-like has product MLIFFCATGDLPNTVTFDISEEGGSSSLVQQANIWIFLNVSKGSRAKGKVTLQLDRVGGDVVEENISEKMVDGRRSGWHTFDVTRSVQALLDSGQPSLRLRVSCSPCVDGGLSPILAPAGAARAGPRDQSHRPFLMVVLRSGEDPAQRRVKRGLECDGKVHVCCKRQFYVNFRDIGWSDWIIAPSGYHANYCEGECPNHVASLGGSSLSFHSAVINHYRMRGYGPFQNMRSCCVPTRLRAMSMLYYNEEQKIIKKDIHNMIVEECGCS; this is encoded by the coding sequence atgctaattttCTTCTGTGCTACAGGAGACCTGCCGAACacagtgacctttgacatctCAGAGGAGGGTGGCAGCTCGTCCCTGGTCCAGCAGGCGAACATCTGGATCTTCCTCAATGTTTCAAAGGGAAGCCGAGCAAAAGGCAAAGTgacgctgcagctggacagagtTGGTGGAGACGTGGTGGAGGAGAACATCTCGGAGAAGATGGTCGACGGCCGTCGCAGCGGCTGGCACACGTTTGATGTCACTCGCAGTGTCCAGGCGCTGCTGGACAGCGGCCAACCGTCGCTCCGCCTGCGCGTCTCGTGCTCACCGTGCGTGGACGGCGGACTCTCACCGATCCTGGCACCAGCCGGCGCGGCCCGAGCTGGACCGCGCGACCAGTCTCACCGGCCGTTCCTCATGGTGGTTCTGCGATCTGGAGAGGATCCGGCTCAGCGACGAGTCAAACGGGGGCTGGAGTGTGACGGCAAAGTCCACGTCTGCTGTAAACGGCAGTTTTACGTCAACTTCAGAGACATCGGATGGAGCGACTGGATCATCGCTCCATCTGGTTACCATGCCAACTACTGCGAAGGAGAATGCCCGAACCACGTGGCCAGCCTCGGCGGGTCGTCGCTGTCCTTCCACTCGGCGGTCATCAACCATTATCGCATGCGAGGCTACGGGCCGTTCCAGAACATGCGATCGTGCTGCGTGCCGACCCGTCTGCGCGCCATGTCCATGCTCTACTACAACGAAGAGCAGAAGATCATCAAGAAAGACATCCACAACATGATCGTGGAGGAGTGCGGCTGCTCATAG
- the LOC115247925 gene encoding LOW QUALITY PROTEIN: vegetative cell wall protein gp1-like (The sequence of the model RefSeq protein was modified relative to this genomic sequence to represent the inferred CDS: substituted 2 bases at 2 genomic stop codons), whose product SPPSSPPSSPPSSSQSSSSSPPSSSSSPPSSSSSSSSSSAPPSSSPPSSPPPSPSPPSSSSSSSSSSSPPPSSPPSSSPSSSSPPSSSSFSXSPPSSPPSSSSSSSAPPSSSSPPSSSSFSXSPPSSPPSSSSSSSSAPPPSSPPSSSSSSSSPSSPPSSSPPSPPSSSSPSSSPSSPPSSSSSPPSSPPSSPPPPSPPSSSSSPPSSPPSSSSSSPPSSSSPSSPPSS is encoded by the coding sequence tcaccaccatcatcaccaccatcatcacctccttcatcatcacaatcatcatcatcatcaccaccatcatcatcatcatcgccaccatcatcatcatcatcatcatcatcatcatcagcaccaccatcatcatcaccaccatcatcaccaccaccatcaccgtcaccaccatcatcatcatcatcatcatcgtcgtcatcatcaccaccaccatcatcaccaccatcatcatcaccatcatcatcatcaccaccatcatcatcatcattttcctaatcaccaccatcatcaccaccatcatcatcatcatcatcatcagcaccaccatcatcatcatcaccaccatcatcatcatcattttcctaatcaccaccatcatcaccaccatcatcatcatcatcatcatcatcagcaccaccaccatcatcaccaccatcatcatcatcatcttcatcatcaccatcatcaccaccatcatcatcaccaccatcaccaccatcatcatcatcaccatcatcatcaccatcatcaccaccatcatcatcctcatcaccaccatcatcaccaccatcatcaccaccaccaccatcaccaccatcatcatcatcatcaccaccatcatcaccaccatcatcatcatcatcatcaccaccatcatcatcatcaccatcatcaccaccatcatca